A region from the Paludicola sp. MB14-C6 genome encodes:
- the rlmN gene encoding 23S rRNA (adenine(2503)-C(2))-methyltransferase RlmN translates to MNKIDIKSMTIEELEELLISFKQPKFRAKQIFDWLHVKKVLIFAEMSNLPKSLIEVLDESCTITNLSIKRKLVSQIDETTKYLFELPDSEFVESVVMKYKHGNSICISTQVGCKMGCAFCASTKAGFVRNLTPSEILEQIYAAGKDIGERISNVVLMGIGEPLDNYDNVIRFLNLLSNENGHNLSLRHVSLSTCGVVDKIYELARLKLGLTLSISLHAPNDQIRSQTMPINNRFNMDELLKACKEYANTTSRRISFEYALIRGVNDSEACANELASKLKGMLCHVNLIPVNEIKETDFKKTYPKNVVNFQQWLVKKGINTTIRRTLGADISAACGQLRRDNL, encoded by the coding sequence ATGAATAAAATTGATATTAAATCTATGACAATCGAAGAATTGGAAGAACTGCTTATTTCTTTTAAACAACCTAAGTTTCGTGCAAAGCAAATTTTTGATTGGCTTCATGTAAAAAAGGTCTTAATATTTGCTGAAATGTCGAATCTTCCGAAATCGTTAATAGAAGTGCTAGATGAATCTTGTACCATTACAAATTTGTCAATCAAAAGAAAATTGGTTTCTCAAATTGATGAAACTACAAAGTATTTATTTGAATTACCGGACTCGGAATTTGTGGAATCTGTTGTGATGAAGTATAAACATGGCAATAGCATTTGTATTTCCACGCAAGTAGGTTGTAAAATGGGATGTGCATTTTGCGCATCTACCAAAGCAGGTTTTGTAAGAAATTTAACCCCATCCGAAATCTTAGAACAAATTTATGCGGCAGGTAAAGATATTGGAGAACGCATTTCCAATGTTGTTTTAATGGGAATTGGTGAACCGCTTGATAATTATGATAATGTGATACGATTTTTGAATTTATTGAGCAATGAAAATGGTCATAATCTCAGTTTACGCCATGTATCGCTATCCACTTGTGGGGTTGTCGATAAAATTTATGAACTTGCACGATTGAAATTAGGATTAACCCTTTCTATTTCATTACACGCACCAAACGATCAAATTCGTTCTCAAACAATGCCGATTAACAATCGTTTCAATATGGATGAGCTATTAAAAGCCTGCAAAGAGTATGCAAATACAACTAGCCGCCGTATTTCGTTTGAATATGCGTTAATTCGTGGTGTGAACGATAGTGAAGCGTGTGCAAATGAGTTAGCGTCAAAATTAAAAGGAATGTTATGTCATGTAAATCTCATTCCTGTGAACGAAATCAAAGAAACCGATTTTAAAAAGACATATCCTAAAAATGTAGTCAATTTTCAACAATGGTTGGTGAAAAAGGGAATTAACACAACGATACGCAGAACCTTAGGTGCAGATATCAGTGCAGCTTGTGGTCAGCTTCGCCGTGATAATTTATAG
- a CDS encoding Stp1/IreP family PP2C-type Ser/Thr phosphatase, translating into MNFYGMTDKGLQRDMNQDVYYTHKFSEQVGFAIVCDGMGGQSAGQIASEMVCNIVATSLVEKLEHLDMPKMNEVIVNAISEANIQVYKKSNIEAGYKGMGTTIVLAVVVDHTAYIANIGDSRVYLISKNSIKQVTKDHSFVQELLEQGKISQQEMSTHPNKNMITRAVGVSLTVDIDYITIPLEQDAKLLLCSDGLTNMLSDEQIKEIVSDNEAQIACKELINLANKAGGIDNITVAVIE; encoded by the coding sequence TTGAATTTTTATGGGATGACCGATAAAGGTTTGCAAAGAGACATGAATCAAGATGTTTATTATACACATAAATTTAGCGAACAAGTCGGCTTTGCAATTGTATGTGACGGAATGGGTGGACAAAGTGCGGGCCAAATTGCAAGTGAAATGGTTTGTAATATTGTTGCAACCAGCCTTGTAGAAAAACTGGAGCATTTGGATATGCCGAAGATGAACGAAGTTATAGTAAATGCAATTAGTGAAGCAAATATTCAAGTATACAAAAAATCAAATATAGAAGCCGGCTATAAAGGCATGGGAACAACCATTGTTTTAGCTGTTGTTGTAGATCATACAGCATATATTGCTAATATCGGAGATAGCCGTGTATACTTAATTAGCAAAAATTCAATTAAGCAAGTAACAAAAGACCATTCCTTTGTGCAAGAGCTTTTAGAGCAAGGAAAAATATCTCAACAAGAAATGTCTACACATCCGAATAAAAATATGATAACTCGAGCAGTTGGCGTTAGTTTAACTGTAGATATTGATTATATAACGATTCCACTAGAGCAAGATGCAAAATTGTTACTTTGCTCTGATGGGCTAACGAATATGTTGAGTGATGAACAAATCAAAGAGATTGTTTCTGATAATGAAGCACAAATTGCTTGTAAAGAGTTGATAAACCTAGCAAATAAGGCGGGCGGTATCGATAATATTACTGTCGCAGTTATAGAATAG